In Corynebacterium sp. P4-C1, the sequence GAAGGCGCGCTGGGAGAACGAGAAGAGCGAGATCGACAAGGTGCAGCAGGCGAAGGAGGAGCTCGAGCGTCTGCGCAACGAGTCTGAGATCGCCGAGCGCGATGGCGACTACGCCAAGGTCTCTGAGCTCCGTTACGGCCGCATTCCTGAATTGGAGGAAGAGGTCGCGGAGGCGGAGAGGGAGGCGTCGATAAGCAGTAAAACGATGCTGACGGAAGAAGTCACGCCGGACGTGATAGCCGACGTTGTTTCCAGCTGGACGGGCATTCCCGCAGGCAAGATGATGGAAGGCGAGACCGAGAAGCTCCTGAACATGGAGTCTGTGCTCGGTGAGCGCGTCGTGGGGCAAAGCGAGGCTGTTGTCGCGGTGTCCGATGCTGTGCGGCGTTCGCGCGCCGGGATCGCTGACCCGAACCGGCCGATCGGTTCCTTCCTGTTCCTCGGCCCGACGGGCGTGGGCAAGACTGAGCTGGCGAAGTCGCTCGCGGAGTTCCTCTTCGATGATGAGTCCGCGATGATCCGCATCGACATGTCCGAGTACGGCGAGAAGCACTCCGTCGCGCGTCTCGTCGGTGCGCCTCCGGGATACGTCGGCTACGACGCTGGCGGTCAGCTCACCGAAGCCGTCCGTCGCCGCCCGTACAGCCTCGTGCTTTTCGACGAAGTGGAGAAGGCCCACCCGGACGTCTTCGACGTGCTCCTGCAGGTCCTCGACGAAGGTAGGCTCACCGACGGCCAAGGTCGCACTGTCGACTTCCGCAACACCGTCATCATCCTGACCTCTAACCTGGGCGCCGGAGGCACCCACGACGAGATCATGGAAGCGGTGAAGCGGGCGTTCAAGCCGGAATTCATCAACCGCCTCGACGACGTGGTCGTCTTCGACCCGCTGACTCAGGATCAGCTCGTCGGTATCGTGGACATCCAGCTGCGTTCCCTTGCCGAGCGGTTGGCGGAGCGCCGCCTGACCCTGGACGTTACCGATGCCGCCAAGCGCTGGCTCGCTGATCGTGGCTACGACCCGGCCTACGGTGCCCGTCCGCTGCGCCGGCTGATCCAGAAGGAGATTGGCGACAAGTTGGCCAAGGAGGTGCTCGCGGGCGTGATCCGCGACGGGGACACCGTGCGCGTCGACGCGGCACCGGTTGCGGAAGATACCGGCGGCGAGACTGTGTCCGGCGACGGGCTGACTGTCACAAAGGGTGATGCTGAGGTGGATTCCGAGTAGCAGCGCGGTGGGGGGCGGGTTTTCCCGTCCGACGGCCGCTTTGGCCGCGGAAGCCCGCCCTGCGGCTCCGGTGCCCCAACCTGTCTCTATTCGCAAAAGGTAACAATCGAACGGTAACAATGATCTGGAAATGCGCGGTATGTATAAATAACTGCACTTAGCGGAGGGTTGTTACCGTTCGATTGTTACCCTTTGCATTCTCTGGATGCCCTGGGGGTTTGTGGGCAGTTCGATTGGGTGCGGGTAGTGCATCTGGATGACCGCCCCGTGGCGTGGATTACCGTCCGCGGCGCCGCTGCTCCCGGGAGATCGCCGCGGCCACTGTGGTGATGCAGTAATCGGGTTTGGTCAGAAGCTGGTGGGGAGTGAGACGGACAACGGGGTACCCGAAGTTCTTGAGGAGGTTCTCGCGCTCGCGTTCCTTCAACAGGGTCTCTTCAACTCCGCCGAAGGTCACTCCGTCGTATTTCTGGGCGCCGTCGATTTCGACAACGACCTCACCGCGCGGACCGGCGAGAAGGTCGACTTCAATGTGGCGGTGGGCGTCGATGGGCATCCGCACATGCATCCGTACCTCGATCCCGGCTTCCATGAACAATCCTTGCGCGTAGGCTTCGAAAGGGGAAAGGGAGCGGGCGCTTGAGGCTTCTATGGCGGCGCGGACATTCCTGATTCCGCGGATTGGACCAAGTTTGCTGGCCTGCCACACCATTTCTCGGTGGGGCATGTTGCGGTATTTGAGCCACGACATTGCTACCAACCCTTCGATAAAGCCGTGAGTGGCGGCGATATCGGCGGCGGTGCGGAAGGGGGAGAGGGCTCGGGTGCCGTCGATAAGCTGAAAGTGTTCTTCGGGCACGGTGAGTTTGCGGCACGACTCGCCTTTCGGGAGGTTAGCTGCTGTTTTGTAGCCGGAGCGGCCGAATGTGGTTTCGACGAGTTCCGGTGTGCGGGACACGACCCACATGCCGTGGACACGGGCGGAAGATCGTCCGATTAGGATCGCTCGGGTCTTGCCCCGGCCGACGGCTACTGCGCGAATCCACAACTGTTCGTAGCGTTTCAGGCTGTTGAAGAATGCGCTTGGGATTGCTTGGGTAGGGGCGAGCTGCGTGAGTTTGCCGGTTTCCAGTTCATGCCATGCTGGGTGGTTGGCCCCGGCTGTGCGGAGATTGATGAGTTTGTTGAGCACTTCGTCCCTGTCCATGGTTTTACTGTGGAGTGTTTTTCGGCTCCGTGCAGTGCAATGGTGTCTACTTTGAGCGACATTGGGGGAGGGTGTCCGATTGTTTGTGTGCGGGGGCGCTCCGAAGTGGCGGAGCGGTGGCGGACGAGCTTGGCATCGAGTGACGGCCAAGCCAGCTAAGGCAAACGGTAACAATTAAACGGTAACAATGGATTTTAATGTGCTTGACATTACACATAAGTCCCAGTTTCGGAGCGCTGTTACCGTTCAATTGTTACCGTTTGCGCGTTGAGTCGATTTCGCGTGGAGTCGATTTCGCGGGCAAGGGCCAAGCGCGGGCTAGGTCCGGATTTGGTACGGGCACCGCTGGAGGCAGAATAACCCGGCGTTACAATCACCGGCATGGAGCCACTGACCACGAAAATTGTCACCCGGACCCCGCTGCCCGGTGTGGAGAACGAGGAGCTGGCGGCCCACGACCTGGGCGGCGGCCATTTCGTGGTGGCGAGCGTGCCGTTTTTGGACCCGTCGTTGGCGGTGGGGGACATTGTCGAGTGCGTGAAGGTGGGTGGCCAGTTTCACGTCAACCGCAAGGTGGTCAGTGGCGGGGCGGAGACGGTGCGGATCTTGATCCAGTCGCCGGAGCCGACGGACATCGCGGAGACGTTGCTCGCGTTCGGATGCCGGGTGGAGGTGGGTCCGGGAGGGATGCTGGGTGTGTCGATAGGCGCGGATGCCCCGGGGGAAGGGATCCGTGAGTGGCTTGAGGGCCTTCAGGCACAGGGCATCATTCAGTTGGCCTAGCTACACTTGGCGCCATGAGCGTATTCGTGTCCCCCGAAGACCTGCGTGAACAGATCCGTACCGGCAAAAAGCTCACTGTTTTAGCCTCGCTGTGGGATGCCCGTGAGGGCAATGCATGGTCGAAATTCCAGTCCGAGCACATTCCCACCGCCCAGTACTGCAACCCGGCCGAGCACCTCGTGGGCACGCCCGGTTCCCGTGTGGGGCGCAATCCGCTGCCGTCGGCGGAGCGCATCCAGGAGTCGTTCCGTGCCTGGGGCATTGAGGCGAACCGCCCGGTGGTCATTTACGACACAGGCACGGGCGAGTTCGCGTCGCGCACGTGGTGGACTCTGCGTTGGGCGGGTGTAAAGGACGTGCACATCCTCGACGGCGGCTTCCCCGCGTGGGAGTCGAGCGGTTTTGACACGGTCGCGGGCCCAGGCCCGGTCTCGGTCCACACAGAACTGGAGGTCACGCCGGACCAGCTGCCCACCGCAAGTATCGAGGACGTGAAGGCTTTCAAGGGCATGCTTATCGACGCCCGAGACACCTCCCGCTACGTCGGCCAACGCGAGAACCTCGACCTGAAGTCGGGACACATTCCCGGTGCCCGCACCGTGCCGGTGGACACCCTGTTCAACGAGGACCGCACCGTCAAGCCTGCGGAGGAAATCCTGGAGGTGATGGCCAAGTTCGGCATCACGCACCAGACTGATCCGACAGAGGCGATCGTCTATTCGGGTTCAGGCAACCACTCGTCGAAACTGCTGGCCGCGTTCTCCCACGCCGGTCTGCCGGTGCTGACCCACTACATCGGCGGGTGGTCGCAGTGGTCTGCCAACCCGAGCAACCCGGTGGAGCGCGATATCTAAACCGGCTGCCCCGAGTATGCGCTGCATAATTCCTGGCGTTATGCCGCAGGCCCGGTGAGATCCCCTACGGCATCGCGCCACGCCTGACCAGTTCAGGGGGCGTTGGGGGATACAGTTCTGTACTGATGGGATACATACTTCTGGGACTGTCTGCACTCGCCCTCGCCGGGGCGGGTCTTTTGTGGCGCGCGGATGCGCAAGCCAAGAGCGGCGGCGCTGAGCCCGCACCAGAGCAGGAGGCGGCACCT encodes:
- a CDS encoding DUF4265 domain-containing protein — translated: MEPLTTKIVTRTPLPGVENEELAAHDLGGGHFVVASVPFLDPSLAVGDIVECVKVGGQFHVNRKVVSGGAETVRILIQSPEPTDIAETLLAFGCRVEVGPGGMLGVSIGADAPGEGIREWLEGLQAQGIIQLA
- a CDS encoding sulfurtransferase; the encoded protein is MSVFVSPEDLREQIRTGKKLTVLASLWDAREGNAWSKFQSEHIPTAQYCNPAEHLVGTPGSRVGRNPLPSAERIQESFRAWGIEANRPVVIYDTGTGEFASRTWWTLRWAGVKDVHILDGGFPAWESSGFDTVAGPGPVSVHTELEVTPDQLPTASIEDVKAFKGMLIDARDTSRYVGQRENLDLKSGHIPGARTVPVDTLFNEDRTVKPAEEILEVMAKFGITHQTDPTEAIVYSGSGNHSSKLLAAFSHAGLPVLTHYIGGWSQWSANPSNPVERDI